A genomic window from Lotus japonicus ecotype B-129 chromosome 1, LjGifu_v1.2 includes:
- the LOC130739716 gene encoding F-box/kelch-repeat protein At3g06240-like, translating to MAEFTAGLFLNQSLHWMAKPKATGIPVVLAFNLIDRSLSEIPLSPVCVELYESRIGLGCIGRYLRVLGGCLSMYYRGGDHAADEIWVMEKYKVPSSWTRSFVLPPNTSYNTNKKRFWPLCYTKGGALLASSVQNSSRLGTILKLNENGQVLDLP from the coding sequence TTTTTGAATCAGTCTCTTCATTGGATGGCTAAACCTAAGGCCACAGGGATTCCAGTAGTTCTTGCTTTTAATTTGATAGATAGAAGTTTATCCGAGATTCCTCTATCACCTGTTTGTGTGGAATTGTATGAGTCTCGAATTGGTTTAGGATGTATAGGACGTTATCTCAGGGTACTAGGAGGATGTCTTAGTATGTATTACAGGGGTGGAGACCATGCTGCTGATGAGATATGGGTCATGGAAAAATATAAAGTGCCGTCTTCTTGGACTAGATCTTTTGTTCTGCCTCCTAACACTAGTTACAACACGAACAAGAAGCGCTTTTGGCCTCTATGCTATACTAAAGGTGGTGCACTTCTTGCATCAAGTGTTCAAAACTCAAGTCGTCTTGGAACAATATTGAAATTGAATGAGAATGGACAAGTGCTCGACTTGCCATAA